From a single Paenibacillus sp. FSL R5-0345 genomic region:
- a CDS encoding GTP pyrophosphokinase, whose protein sequence is MQQWQGNSNEDFAKLINEFEALPALYRHALNDLQNKIDVIKTEWQSRDGFSPIEHVKCRIKEPKSILQKMERKGYGFSLENMEQYIHDIAGMRIVCAFVKDIYRLVDHLSTREDIRVLEIKDYIAHPKPNGYQSLHLIVGIPLVLLEGTRWVKAEIQLRTLAMDFWASMEHILYYKFDKQLPSHVAEELKEAARAADELDQKMLRLRREILELSEGDSPSSEQH, encoded by the coding sequence CTGCAACAGTGGCAAGGTAACAGCAACGAGGATTTCGCCAAACTGATAAACGAGTTCGAAGCTTTGCCGGCCCTTTATCGTCACGCGTTAAATGATCTTCAGAATAAAATCGATGTAATTAAGACGGAATGGCAATCCCGCGACGGCTTCAGTCCCATCGAACATGTCAAATGCCGAATCAAAGAACCCAAGAGTATTCTTCAAAAGATGGAGCGCAAAGGCTACGGTTTCAGCTTGGAAAATATGGAGCAATATATTCACGATATTGCCGGAATGCGGATTGTATGTGCCTTTGTTAAAGATATATACCGTTTAGTAGACCATCTTAGTACACGCGAAGACATCCGCGTGCTTGAGATTAAAGATTATATAGCTCATCCTAAACCAAACGGATATCAAAGCCTTCATCTTATAGTGGGAATCCCGCTCGTCCTGCTGGAAGGAACACGCTGGGTCAAGGCTGAGATACAGCTGCGCACCCTGGCTATGGACTTCTGGGCAAGCATGGAGCATATTTTGTATTATAAATTCGATAAACAGCTTCCTTCCCATGTTGCCGAGGAACTAAAAGAAGCCGCGCGCGCCGCTGATGAACTAGATCAGAAAATGCTGCGTCTTCGCCGTGAGATTCTAGAACTTTCCGAGGGTGATTCTCCCTCCAGTGAACAGCATTAG
- a CDS encoding zinc ribbon domain-containing protein has translation MSFIKKIKDSASRVTEKAQNSVEIGKMNGLISDVEQEMEVEFTKMGKLFYEGYRSKDMSVAEGKMVELSRNCSKLQEKIEVLRTRIAELKNERLCSCGHIVALDANFCPKCGSKLEPLSASRRVPSTPVFVQSVNEDDEDQYYGADELTDEEKEIAMKLHPQSVVYAEVQHPDDELPLEEYKASEQDIERERKQAEQLERERKRQLELDRRFGEWHKNEHQEESAVTEDNGVRDMIQCQICRNELPKGSLWCPRCGSEQI, from the coding sequence ATGAGTTTTATCAAAAAAATTAAAGATAGCGCGAGCCGGGTTACCGAAAAAGCCCAAAACTCAGTAGAGATCGGCAAGATGAACGGACTTATTTCCGATGTTGAACAAGAGATGGAAGTTGAATTTACGAAAATGGGCAAGCTTTTTTACGAAGGATATCGTTCAAAGGATATGTCGGTAGCTGAAGGTAAAATGGTGGAGCTATCCCGTAACTGTTCCAAGCTTCAGGAAAAAATTGAAGTTCTGCGGACGAGAATTGCTGAGCTGAAAAATGAGCGGCTATGTTCATGTGGTCATATTGTGGCGCTTGATGCTAACTTTTGTCCGAAATGCGGAAGTAAGCTGGAGCCGTTGTCCGCTTCAAGAAGGGTGCCTTCTACACCGGTATTTGTTCAATCTGTGAATGAAGATGATGAAGATCAATATTATGGTGCGGATGAGCTTACGGATGAAGAGAAGGAGATTGCGATGAAGCTGCACCCGCAGAGTGTGGTGTACGCTGAAGTTCAGCACCCGGATGATGAGCTGCCACTCGAAGAATATAAGGCGAGTGAACAAGATATTGAGCGGGAACGTAAACAAGCTGAGCAGCTGGAACGTGAAAGAAAAAGACAACTTGAGCTGGATCGCCGCTTTGGGGAATGGCACAAGAATGAGCATCAGGAGGAATCTGCAGTCACTGAAGATAACGGTGTGCGAGATATGATCCAGTGCCAAATTTGTCGAAATGAATTACCTAAGGGCTCCTTATGGTGTCCGAGATGTGGATCAGAGCAAATATAG
- a CDS encoding TrmB family transcriptional regulator: protein MEQLLLHLRNLGFTEMESKIMVELATKGQASGYEVAKQLGVSRSNVYAALQRLTQQGYVRCGEGEPARYSVLNPEELATMISGRVQASLAYMESEMPRGGPVSPSFYNVEGDRNVLGALIRQLNMAEQEIVVDMWREEASLLRSELEQAELRGVRLLWAFDGGNAAPASYPVWPPLGRDSQRQDGRKFSFVIDRSWCMLGMRYEDGSAQAVVTEHPVLVDLLLNHFSQEMVLFELEQDMGAELEERYGERYSKIHSKYVMYDPGDDGEEQAQ, encoded by the coding sequence ATGGAACAGCTGCTGCTGCATCTGCGCAATCTGGGCTTCACGGAGATGGAGTCCAAAATTATGGTAGAGCTTGCGACAAAAGGCCAGGCTTCTGGCTATGAGGTTGCCAAACAGCTCGGAGTTTCAAGATCGAATGTGTACGCGGCGCTACAACGCCTTACGCAGCAGGGATATGTACGATGTGGCGAAGGAGAACCTGCGCGGTACAGTGTTCTCAATCCAGAGGAGCTCGCGACCATGATCTCGGGACGGGTGCAAGCTTCACTGGCATATATGGAAAGTGAGATGCCTCGCGGTGGACCTGTTAGCCCTTCGTTTTATAATGTGGAAGGTGACCGCAATGTATTGGGCGCTCTTATTCGCCAACTTAATATGGCTGAGCAAGAGATCGTAGTGGATATGTGGCGTGAGGAAGCGTCACTTCTGCGGAGTGAACTTGAACAGGCGGAGTTGCGTGGCGTTAGACTCTTATGGGCGTTTGACGGAGGCAATGCTGCTCCGGCCTCTTATCCGGTATGGCCGCCTCTCGGAAGAGATTCGCAGCGACAGGATGGACGGAAGTTCTCATTCGTGATCGATCGGAGCTGGTGTATGCTCGGGATGCGCTATGAAGATGGATCAGCGCAAGCGGTTGTAACCGAGCACCCGGTGTTAGTGGATCTGCTATTGAATCATTTTTCACAGGAAATGGTATTGTTCGAGCTGGAGCAGGATATGGGCGCCGAATTAGAAGAACGTTATGGTGAACGTTACAGCAAAATTCACAGTAAATATGTAATGTATGATCCAGGCGATGATGGGGAAGAACAGGCGCAGTAG